The Euphorbia lathyris chromosome 2, ddEupLath1.1, whole genome shotgun sequence genome includes a window with the following:
- the LOC136220366 gene encoding phosphate transporter PHO1 homolog 3-like isoform X1: protein MKFGKEFRAQLVPEWKEAYMDYNFLKTLLREIQRYKPPPTTTTTSSSGGGLTRKLTLYRAFSGLTRNYTPTSSSSSSSSNDMECQAILVNNVHREGSESFETIFLMSSDEGGEYELVYFKRLDNELNKVNKFYKKKADEVMKEADLLNKQMDALIAFRIKVENPDGWSDRTADMTRLASDVAASTAALAASTPFGARTMSKSSIHMFCIVFFFFLLFRSCWFVGRVHVMDVIEEDENSDELNYGKRDDDDDDNDRKPSKKKGNKPGQLEVLDHVKMNNTRESPRSTIKEFLKVDQTNELKFTKENLRRVEEQLKLAFIEFHHKLRLLKSFSFLNTLGFSKIMKKYDKITSRNASKPYMKSVDNSYLGNSDEVNKLMERVEATFIKHFANSNRRKGMNILRPLAKIERHRTTFAMGFFSGCCFALILDLCLIIHFQNLMNKSGREVYMSTMFPLYSCFGFLVLHMIMFAANIYLWRRFRVNYAFIFGFQQGKEIGYREVLLIAFGIAVLALLCILANLDMEMDPKTLDYQKYTELLPLILVIFLLVLLFLPFNVLFRSNRFFFLVCVFRCIAAPLYKVRLPDFFLADHLTSEVQLFRSLEFYVCYYGWGDYKVRENSCKTNVVYNIFYFIVAVIPYWIRLLQCARRLVEEKDAHQGYNGLKYLLTIFAVVLRTAYSLYKDDSWVIFVWIFSIAAASFSTYWDFVNDWGLLRPHSKNPWLRDKLLVPYKSVYFLAMVLNVLLRFAWLQTVMGLKISSLHKETTVAIVASLEIIRRGVWSFFRLENEHLNNVGKYRAFKSVPLPFNYDEDDKDE, encoded by the exons atgAAGTTTGGGAAAGAATTCAGGGCACAACTGGTGCCAGAATGGAAAGAAGCATACATGGATTATAATTTCTTAAAAACCCTTTTGAGAGAAATACAAAGATATAAGCCACctccaacaacaacaacaacatcatCATCTGGTGGTGGTTTGACAAGAAAGCTAACTTTGTACAGAGCTTTCAGTGGTTTGACAAGAAATTACACCCcaacttcctcttcctcttcttcttcttctaatgaCATGGAATGCCAAGCCATTTTGGTTAATAATGTGCACCGCGAGGGCTCCGAGAGCTTTGAAACTATTTTCCTAATGTCTTCTGATGAAGGTGGAGAGTATGAGCTTGTTTATTTCAAAAGACTTGATAATGAATTGAATAAGGTGAACAAGTTTTACAAGAAGAAAGCTGATGAAGTCATGAAAGAAGCTGATTTGTTGAATAAACAAATGGATGCTTTGATTGCTTTTAGAATCAAAGTTGAGAATCCCGACGGTTGGTCTGATAGAACTGCTGATATGACTCGTCTCGCTTCTGATGTCGCTGCTTCTACTGCTGCTTTGGCTGCTTCTACCCCTTTCGGGGCTCGAACAATGAGTAAGAGTTCGATTCATATGTtttgtattgttttttttttttttttgttatttagaaGTTGTTGGTTTGTAGGAAGAGTTCATGTTATGGATGTGATCGAAGAAGATGAAAACTCAGATGAATTGAATTATGGTAAAAGAGATGACGACGATGATGATAATGATAGAAAGCCTAGTAAAAAGAAAGGAAATAAACCTGGTCAATTAGAGGTACTTGACCATGTGAAGATGAACAACACACGTGAAAGTCCTCGTTCCACCATTAAAGAATTCCTCAAAGTCGACCAGACGAATGAACTGAAATTCACAAAAGAAAATCTTCGGAGAGTAGAGGAGCAACTCAAGCTCGCTTTCATTGAATTTCACCACAAACTTCGCCTTCTCAAGAGTTTCAGTTTCTTGAATACCTTGGGATTTTCCAAAATCATGAAGAAGTATGATAAG ATTACATCAAGAAATGCATCAAAACCATACATGAAATCAGTCGATAATTCCTACCTCGGTAACTCGGATGAA GTAAACAAACTCATGGAAAGGGTAGAAGCTACATTCATCAAGCATTTCGCAAATTCGAATCGTCGAAAGGGCATGAACATCTTGAGACCACTGGCCAAAATAGAAAGACACAGGACAACATTTGCAATGG GTTTCTTTTCGGGTTGCTGCTTCGCTCTGATATTAGACCTTTGTCTGATTAttcattttcaaaatctcatgaATAAATCCGGAAGAGAAGTATATATGTCAACGATGTTTCCACTTTACAG CTGTTTCGGATTCCTTGTCCTACACATGATTATGTTTGCTGCAAATATATATTTGTGGAGGAGATTCAGAGTGAATTATGCATTTATATTTGGTTTTCAACAAGGAAAGGAAATAGGATATAGAGAAGTTCTTCTTATCGCTTTCGGTATTGCAGTATTAGCACTGCTCTGTATTCTTGCTAATCTTGACATGGAAATGGACCCGAAAACCTTAGACTATCAGAAATATACCGAACTTCTACCTCTAATTTTGGTTATA TTTCTACTTGTGCTACTGTTCCTTCCATTCAATGTCTTATTCCGCTCCAATCGCTTCTTCTTCCTTGTATGTGTCTTTCGTTGTATAGCTGCTCCCCTCTACAAG GTCAGACTCCCTGATTTCTTCTTGGCAGATCATCTAACTAGCGAG GTTCAATTGTTCAGAAGTCTGGAGTTCTATGTCTGCTACTATGGCTGGGGAGACTATAAAGTCAGAGAAAACAGCTGCAAAACAAATGTTGTATACAACATATTCTACTTCATTGTTGCTGTGATTCCATACTGGATTCGTCTACTTCAGTGCGCGCGACGGCTCGTTGAAGAGAAAGATGCACATCAAGGATACAATGGATTGAAATATTTGCTAACGATATTCGCAGTTGTCCTGCGGACAGCTTACAGCCTATACAAAGACGATAGTTGGGTAATATTTGTATGGATATTCTCAATAGCAGCAGCAAGCTTTAGTACATATTGGGATTTCGTAAACGATTGGGGACTTCTTCGGCCCCATTCCAAAAATCCCTGGCTCAGGGACAAACTCCTTGTTCCTTACAAATCTGTATATTTTCTAGCAATG GTATTGAATGTGTTGCTGAGATTTGCATGGCTGCAAACTGTTATGGGCTTGAAAATCTCTAGCTTGCACAAAGAAACAACCGTAGCTATTGTTGCTAGTCTTGAGATTATCCGTCGAGGAGTGTGGAGTTTCTTTAG GTTGGAGAATGAGCATTTGAACAATGTTGGAAAATACCGTGCATTCAAGTCAGTTCCACTACCTTTCAACTATGATGAGGACGACAAAGACGAATAG
- the LOC136220366 gene encoding phosphate transporter PHO1 homolog 3-like isoform X3 produces MKFGKEFRAQLVPEWKEAYMDYNFLKTLLREIQRYKPPPTTTTTSSSGGGLTRKLTLYRAFSGLTRNYTPTSSSSSSSSNDMECQAILVNNVHREGSESFETIFLMSSDEGGEYELVYFKRLDNELNKVNKFYKKKADEVMKEADLLNKQMDALIAFRIKVENPDGWSDRTADMTRLASDVAASTAALAASTPFGARTMRRVHVMDVIEEDENSDELNYGKRDDDDDDNDRKPSKKKGNKPGQLEVLDHVKMNNTRESPRSTIKEFLKVDQTNELKFTKENLRRVEEQLKLAFIEFHHKLRLLKSFSFLNTLGFSKIMKKYDKITSRNASKPYMKSVDNSYLGNSDEVNKLMERVEATFIKHFANSNRRKGMNILRPLAKIERHRTTFAMGFFSGCCFALILDLCLIIHFQNLMNKSGREVYMSTMFPLYSCFGFLVLHMIMFAANIYLWRRFRVNYAFIFGFQQGKEIGYREVLLIAFGIAVLALLCILANLDMEMDPKTLDYQKYTELLPLILVIFLLVLLFLPFNVLFRSNRFFFLVCVFRCIAAPLYKVRLPDFFLADHLTSEVQLFRSLEFYVCYYGWGDYKVRENSCKTNVVYNIFYFIVAVIPYWIRLLQCARRLVEEKDAHQGYNGLKYLLTIFAVVLRTAYSLYKDDSWVIFVWIFSIAAASFSTYWDFVNDWGLLRPHSKNPWLRDKLLVPYKSVYFLAMVLNVLLRFAWLQTVMGLKISSLHKETTVAIVASLEIIRRGVWSFFRLENEHLNNVGKYRAFKSVPLPFNYDEDDKDE; encoded by the exons atgAAGTTTGGGAAAGAATTCAGGGCACAACTGGTGCCAGAATGGAAAGAAGCATACATGGATTATAATTTCTTAAAAACCCTTTTGAGAGAAATACAAAGATATAAGCCACctccaacaacaacaacaacatcatCATCTGGTGGTGGTTTGACAAGAAAGCTAACTTTGTACAGAGCTTTCAGTGGTTTGACAAGAAATTACACCCcaacttcctcttcctcttcttcttcttctaatgaCATGGAATGCCAAGCCATTTTGGTTAATAATGTGCACCGCGAGGGCTCCGAGAGCTTTGAAACTATTTTCCTAATGTCTTCTGATGAAGGTGGAGAGTATGAGCTTGTTTATTTCAAAAGACTTGATAATGAATTGAATAAGGTGAACAAGTTTTACAAGAAGAAAGCTGATGAAGTCATGAAAGAAGCTGATTTGTTGAATAAACAAATGGATGCTTTGATTGCTTTTAGAATCAAAGTTGAGAATCCCGACGGTTGGTCTGATAGAACTGCTGATATGACTCGTCTCGCTTCTGATGTCGCTGCTTCTACTGCTGCTTTGGCTGCTTCTACCCCTTTCGGGGCTCGAACAATGA GAAGAGTTCATGTTATGGATGTGATCGAAGAAGATGAAAACTCAGATGAATTGAATTATGGTAAAAGAGATGACGACGATGATGATAATGATAGAAAGCCTAGTAAAAAGAAAGGAAATAAACCTGGTCAATTAGAGGTACTTGACCATGTGAAGATGAACAACACACGTGAAAGTCCTCGTTCCACCATTAAAGAATTCCTCAAAGTCGACCAGACGAATGAACTGAAATTCACAAAAGAAAATCTTCGGAGAGTAGAGGAGCAACTCAAGCTCGCTTTCATTGAATTTCACCACAAACTTCGCCTTCTCAAGAGTTTCAGTTTCTTGAATACCTTGGGATTTTCCAAAATCATGAAGAAGTATGATAAG ATTACATCAAGAAATGCATCAAAACCATACATGAAATCAGTCGATAATTCCTACCTCGGTAACTCGGATGAA GTAAACAAACTCATGGAAAGGGTAGAAGCTACATTCATCAAGCATTTCGCAAATTCGAATCGTCGAAAGGGCATGAACATCTTGAGACCACTGGCCAAAATAGAAAGACACAGGACAACATTTGCAATGG GTTTCTTTTCGGGTTGCTGCTTCGCTCTGATATTAGACCTTTGTCTGATTAttcattttcaaaatctcatgaATAAATCCGGAAGAGAAGTATATATGTCAACGATGTTTCCACTTTACAG CTGTTTCGGATTCCTTGTCCTACACATGATTATGTTTGCTGCAAATATATATTTGTGGAGGAGATTCAGAGTGAATTATGCATTTATATTTGGTTTTCAACAAGGAAAGGAAATAGGATATAGAGAAGTTCTTCTTATCGCTTTCGGTATTGCAGTATTAGCACTGCTCTGTATTCTTGCTAATCTTGACATGGAAATGGACCCGAAAACCTTAGACTATCAGAAATATACCGAACTTCTACCTCTAATTTTGGTTATA TTTCTACTTGTGCTACTGTTCCTTCCATTCAATGTCTTATTCCGCTCCAATCGCTTCTTCTTCCTTGTATGTGTCTTTCGTTGTATAGCTGCTCCCCTCTACAAG GTCAGACTCCCTGATTTCTTCTTGGCAGATCATCTAACTAGCGAG GTTCAATTGTTCAGAAGTCTGGAGTTCTATGTCTGCTACTATGGCTGGGGAGACTATAAAGTCAGAGAAAACAGCTGCAAAACAAATGTTGTATACAACATATTCTACTTCATTGTTGCTGTGATTCCATACTGGATTCGTCTACTTCAGTGCGCGCGACGGCTCGTTGAAGAGAAAGATGCACATCAAGGATACAATGGATTGAAATATTTGCTAACGATATTCGCAGTTGTCCTGCGGACAGCTTACAGCCTATACAAAGACGATAGTTGGGTAATATTTGTATGGATATTCTCAATAGCAGCAGCAAGCTTTAGTACATATTGGGATTTCGTAAACGATTGGGGACTTCTTCGGCCCCATTCCAAAAATCCCTGGCTCAGGGACAAACTCCTTGTTCCTTACAAATCTGTATATTTTCTAGCAATG GTATTGAATGTGTTGCTGAGATTTGCATGGCTGCAAACTGTTATGGGCTTGAAAATCTCTAGCTTGCACAAAGAAACAACCGTAGCTATTGTTGCTAGTCTTGAGATTATCCGTCGAGGAGTGTGGAGTTTCTTTAG GTTGGAGAATGAGCATTTGAACAATGTTGGAAAATACCGTGCATTCAAGTCAGTTCCACTACCTTTCAACTATGATGAGGACGACAAAGACGAATAG